A window from Myripristis murdjan chromosome 11, fMyrMur1.1, whole genome shotgun sequence encodes these proteins:
- the LOC115368243 gene encoding TGF-beta receptor type-2-like, whose protein sequence is MKKRGVYSPFLNGATSVFRFWYGTILFGSILLDQPEASLSMIKIKKLCKFCDTQVTNCSGTGSCKVECDITAICPHANEVCVSIWRKKDNNVTLETLCYNPAHKLYGLVLEDYNNSKCEMKEKKGMGSEFFICSCSEDECNEHVFFTSSFPFGPSDSLDSQVVSVILVSLVPLLVLAVLVITSFYFYRVYRQHHATSKRKKGPPVDFSDAHAIMMDDEGSDISSTHANNLNHNTELLPIELDVQVGKGRFAEVYRAKLKQGSSAGEQAFETVAVKIFPDEEYASWKNEKDIFSDADLRHENVLHFLTAEERKVQKQYWLITAYHPRGNLQEYLTRHIISWQDLWLLGGSLARGVAHLHSDHTPCGRYKVPIVHRDIKSSNILVNSDLTCCLCDFGLGLRLDNSLSVDELANSGQVGTARYMAPEVLESRINLENIESFKQTDVYSMALVLWEITSRCSAVGEVKEYEPPFGKVREHPCVESMKDSVLRDRGRPEIPNSWINHPGIQMVCATIDECWDHDPEARLTAQCVAERFSDMEHLDKLSGRSDSEEKIPEEISVVDEK, encoded by the exons atgaaaaagagaggagtGTATAGTCCGTTTCTAAATGGAGCTACTTCGGTTTTCCGCTTTTGGTATGGAACGATACTCTTTGGTAGTATCCTGCTTGATCAGCCGG AGGCCAGTCTGAGTATGATAAAGATCAAAAAGCTGTGTAAGTTCTGTGACACACAGGTGACCAACTGCAGTGGGACAGGGAGCTGCAAGGTGGAATGTGACATCACGGCCATTTGCCCGCATGCGAACGAAGTGTGTGTCAGTATCTG gaggaagaaagacaaCAATGTCACCTTGGAAACACTCTGCTACAACCCGGCCCACAAACTATACGGCCTGGTCCTTGAGGATTACAACAACAGCAAGTGtgagatgaaagaaaagaagggCATGGGCTCAGAGTTCTTCATCTGTTCCTGCTCTGAAGATGAGTGCAATGAGCACGTCTTCTTCACCTCCT CCTTTCCTTTCGGTCCCTCAGACTCGCTGGACTCCCAGGTGGTGTCTGTCATCCTGGTGAGTCTGGTTCCACTGCTGGTTCTGGCTGTTCTGGTTATCACTTCCTTCTACTTCTACCGGGTCTACCGCCAGCACCACGCCACTTCAAAGCGCAAGAAGGGCCCTCCAGTGGACTTCAGCGATGCTCATGCCATCATGATGGACGACGAGGGCTCGGACATCAGCTCCACACATGCCAACAACCTCAACCAcaacactgagctgctgcccATCGAGCTGGACGTCCAGGTTGGAAAGGGACGCTTCGCAGAGGTTTACAGGGCAAAGCTGAAACAGGGCTCGTCAGCCGGGGAGCAGGCCTTCGAGACTGTGGCTGTCAAGATTTTCCCGGATGAGGAGTACGCCTCCTGGAAGAAtgaaaaggacattttttcAGATGCAGACTTGAGACACGAGAATGTGCTTCACTTcctgacagcagaggaaaggaaggTGCAGAAGCAGTACTGGCTGATCACGGCCTACCATCCCCGAGGGAACCTCCAGGAGTACCTGACTCGCCACATTATCAGCTGGCAGGACTTGTGGCTGCTGGGGGGGTCGCTGGCCCGTGGCGTGGCACATCTCCACAGTGACCACACGCCATGCGGACGCTACAAGGTGCCTATCGTGCACAGAGACATCAAGAGCTCCAACATCCTGGTGAACAGCGACCTGACCTGCTGCCTGTGTGACTTCGGACTAGGACTCCGCCTGGACAACTCTCTGTCTGTAGATGAGCTGGCCAACAGCGGACAG GTGGGGACAGCCCGATACATGGCCCCAGAGGTGTTGGAGTCCAGAATCAACCTGGAGAACATTGAGTCTTTCAAACAGACAGATGTTTACTCCATGGCTCTTGTTCTGTGGGAGATCACGTCCAGATGCAGTGCTGTCGGAG aggTGAAAGAGTATGAGCCACCCTTTGGGAAGGTGAGGGAGCACCCATGTGTGGAGAGCATGAAGGACAGCGTtctcagagacagaggcagacctGAGATCCCCAACAGCTGGATCAACCACCCG GGCATCCAGATGGTGTGCGCCACCATAGACGAGTGCTGGGACCACGACCCGGAGGCCCGTCTGACAGCCCAGTGTGTTGCCGAGCGCTTCAGCGACATGGAGCACCTGGACAAGCTGTCGGGCCGCTCTGACTCAGAGGAGAAGATCCCTGAGGAGATCTCTGTGGTGGATGAGAAGTAG